In a single window of the Desulfovibrio mangrovi genome:
- a CDS encoding ABC transporter ATP-binding protein gives MGLELKDVSKFVGQEVHLKDISLQLDPGSRYVVLGRTLAGKTSLLRIMAGLDRPSKGAVVANGKDVTGMSVRDRNIGMVYQQFINYPSLTIYDNIASPLKIQGVPKAEVDKRVREAAAMLHIDHLLDRLPAELSGGQQQRTAIARALVKDVDLLLLDEPLVNLDYKLREELRDELQKIFGQRDSVVVYTTTEPTEALMLGGNVIVMHEGRVLQVGPTTEVYQNPANMQVAEVFSDPPINFIPVVIEDKCNRFGEDLCLPSTPEIAALPKGEYTFGIRSNKLSLFDLGEGYFPITGTVGLAEINGSETFIHFMHGNASYVVQEEGVHTHKVGSRISVYAHPGDFYVFNKAGNLLVAPKHGR, from the coding sequence ATGGGTTTAGAACTCAAGGATGTTTCCAAATTTGTAGGGCAGGAAGTTCATCTCAAAGACATTTCCCTGCAACTGGATCCGGGCTCGCGGTATGTGGTGCTCGGAAGAACGCTGGCCGGCAAGACATCGCTGCTGCGAATAATGGCTGGACTGGACAGGCCGAGTAAAGGTGCCGTGGTTGCCAACGGCAAGGATGTGACAGGGATGTCCGTCCGTGACCGGAACATCGGTATGGTGTATCAGCAATTCATCAACTATCCCTCCCTTACCATCTACGACAACATTGCTTCCCCTCTGAAGATTCAGGGCGTTCCCAAGGCCGAAGTGGACAAGCGTGTCCGCGAGGCTGCTGCCATGCTTCACATTGACCATCTGCTGGATCGTCTGCCTGCCGAGCTTTCCGGCGGACAGCAGCAGCGTACCGCCATAGCCCGTGCTCTGGTGAAGGATGTCGACCTGTTGCTGCTGGACGAACCGCTGGTGAATCTGGACTACAAGCTGCGGGAGGAACTGCGCGACGAACTGCAGAAGATATTCGGGCAGCGTGATTCGGTTGTGGTGTACACGACCACCGAACCCACGGAAGCCCTGATGCTCGGCGGTAACGTTATTGTTATGCATGAAGGACGCGTGCTGCAGGTTGGTCCTACAACGGAAGTCTACCAGAATCCGGCCAACATGCAGGTGGCTGAAGTCTTCAGCGATCCGCCTATCAACTTCATTCCCGTTGTCATTGAAGACAAATGCAACCGTTTCGGTGAAGACCTGTGTCTTCCTTCGACGCCGGAAATCGCCGCTTTGCCCAAGGGCGAGTATACCTTCGGCATTCGTTCCAACAAGCTTTCACTCTTTGATCTGGGCGAGGGGTATTTCCCCATTACCGGCACTGTGGGACTGGCGGAAATCAACGGATCGGAAACGTTCATACATTTTATGCACGGCAACGCATCGTATGTTGTGCAGGAAGAAGGCGTGCATACCCATAAGGTGGGCAGCCGTATTTCCGTGTATGCGCACCCCGGCGATTTCTATGTGTTCAACAAGGCGGGCAATCTGCTTGTCGCGCCGAAGCACGGCAGGTAG
- a CDS encoding DeoR/GlpR family DNA-binding transcription regulator — protein sequence MRHEQVLQLIREQGFMSIGTLSERFNVTPQTVRRDINILSRQGLLQRHHGGAGPVLSTENVDYLDRRIMCLQEKREIAQLVAEQVPARSSLFINIGTTTEEVAKALFKHERLRVITNNLNVAQIMSKNSSFEVIVSGGLVRHKDCGIVGEATIDFIRQFKVDYGIIGISSIDMDGTLLDFDYREVRAARAIMENSRKVFLVTDHTKFGRNAMVRLGSIEEVDALFTDKRPPEELVEIMRRSGVALHVAE from the coding sequence ATGCGGCATGAGCAGGTGTTGCAGCTCATTCGGGAACAGGGGTTCATGTCCATCGGGACCCTGTCCGAACGGTTTAATGTCACCCCGCAGACGGTGCGTCGCGATATCAACATTCTCAGCAGACAGGGGTTGTTGCAGCGGCATCATGGCGGTGCCGGACCGGTTCTGAGTACGGAGAATGTGGACTATCTGGACCGCAGGATCATGTGTCTTCAGGAAAAACGTGAAATTGCCCAGCTGGTCGCGGAGCAGGTTCCGGCGCGTTCGTCGCTGTTCATCAATATCGGCACAACGACGGAAGAAGTTGCCAAGGCCCTGTTCAAGCATGAGCGGCTGCGGGTTATTACCAACAACCTGAATGTGGCGCAGATCATGTCCAAGAACTCGTCGTTTGAGGTGATCGTTTCAGGCGGTCTTGTCCGCCACAAGGATTGCGGCATTGTCGGAGAAGCGACCATCGACTTCATTCGCCAGTTCAAGGTGGATTATGGGATCATAGGTATCAGCAGTATCGACATGGACGGCACCCTGCTGGATTTTGACTATCGTGAGGTTCGCGCTGCGCGGGCTATCATGGAGAATTCACGAAAGGTGTTCCTGGTGACAGACCATACCAAGTTCGGGCGTAACGCCATGGTGCGGCTCGGCAGTATTGAAGAGGTGGATGCACTGTTTACGGACAAGCGACCACCCGAAGAGCTGGTAGAAATAATGCGACGTTCAGGCGTTGCACTGCATGTTGCGGAATAG
- the glpA gene encoding anaerobic glycerol-3-phosphate dehydrogenase subunit GlpA, translating into MKTLSTTVLIIGGGATGTGLARDLSLRGIRCLLVEKRDINSGASGANHGLLHSGARYVASDSEAAIECREEGEILKRLAPQCIDDTGGLFVAVPGDSEQYIADFESMCARSAIPCSPISTVEARELEPSLSDRIIAAYSVEDAAVDPFMLSLDNLAHAVSLGSEFRCNARVTNLHISNGGIERVTLHDDTTGEDFQVEAELVVNAAGAWAGNIAAMAGARINLLYSSGSLLITQNRLTTRVINRLRKPADSDILVPGGTVSVLGTTSVTIDDPDKSRPTVEEADRIIDDARAMMPILETTRYIRAYAGVRPLVLAGDSSDARNVSRGFSLIDHERDNIGNFVTITGGKLTTYRLMAEKTADLVCAKLGINARCATREVPLPASTMGRWTEPGLTAKTWLGTRDVHDQILCECEMVSRSVIDNIIDTIGSEGPNRGDSMLTAIGLRSRVGKGPCQGGFCGLRVTSHLYDRGCVQSDQGVAELKNFIERRWRGFSPILWGLPAMQADLQEALYCGMMDMELCGQRPDADALGADSMQEISALGGRE; encoded by the coding sequence ATGAAGACACTTTCAACTACCGTTCTGATTATCGGCGGCGGCGCGACAGGCACCGGGCTTGCCCGGGACCTCTCTCTGCGCGGCATACGCTGCCTGCTTGTGGAAAAGCGCGACATCAACTCCGGTGCATCCGGCGCAAACCACGGACTTTTGCACAGCGGTGCCCGCTATGTGGCATCGGACTCGGAAGCGGCCATAGAGTGCCGCGAAGAAGGCGAAATCCTCAAAAGACTCGCCCCGCAGTGTATTGACGACACGGGCGGGCTTTTCGTGGCCGTACCCGGCGACAGCGAGCAGTACATTGCCGACTTCGAGTCCATGTGCGCCAGAAGCGCCATTCCCTGCAGCCCCATTTCGACTGTCGAAGCACGCGAACTGGAACCCTCGCTTTCCGACCGCATCATTGCGGCCTACAGCGTGGAAGACGCCGCCGTAGATCCGTTCATGCTCTCGCTGGACAACCTTGCGCACGCCGTGAGCCTTGGCAGCGAATTCCGCTGCAATGCACGCGTCACGAACCTGCACATCAGCAACGGGGGCATTGAACGCGTTACTCTTCATGACGACACCACCGGCGAAGACTTTCAGGTAGAAGCCGAGCTTGTGGTCAACGCCGCCGGTGCATGGGCAGGCAACATTGCCGCCATGGCCGGTGCGAGAATCAACCTGCTTTACTCGTCCGGCAGCCTGCTCATTACCCAGAACAGACTGACCACCCGCGTCATCAACCGTCTTCGCAAGCCTGCGGACTCGGACATTCTCGTTCCCGGAGGCACGGTTTCGGTACTCGGCACCACCTCTGTGACCATTGACGATCCGGACAAAAGCCGCCCCACGGTGGAAGAGGCCGACCGCATCATCGACGATGCACGCGCCATGATGCCCATACTGGAGACCACCCGCTACATCCGTGCCTATGCAGGCGTACGCCCGCTCGTTCTGGCAGGAGACTCCAGCGATGCCCGCAACGTCAGCCGAGGTTTCAGCCTTATCGACCACGAACGGGACAACATCGGCAACTTTGTAACCATCACTGGCGGCAAGCTCACCACCTACCGGCTCATGGCCGAAAAAACTGCCGACCTCGTCTGCGCCAAGCTCGGAATCAACGCCCGCTGCGCTACGCGGGAAGTCCCCCTGCCCGCTTCCACCATGGGCAGATGGACGGAACCCGGCCTGACCGCCAAGACATGGCTCGGCACCCGCGACGTGCATGACCAGATTCTGTGCGAATGCGAAATGGTCTCCCGCAGTGTCATCGACAACATTATCGACACGATCGGCTCCGAAGGCCCCAACAGAGGCGACTCCATGCTGACGGCCATCGGCCTGCGCAGCCGCGTGGGCAAGGGCCCGTGTCAGGGCGGCTTCTGCGGCCTGCGCGTTACCAGCCACCTGTACGACCGGGGCTGCGTGCAATCGGATCAGGGCGTTGCCGAGCTCAAGAACTTCATAGAACGCCGCTGGCGTGGGTTCTCTCCCATCCTCTGGGGGCTTCCCGCCATGCAGGCAGACCTGCAGGAAGCGCTCTACTGCGGCATGATGGACATGGAACTCTGCGGCCAAAGGCCGGATGCCGACGCTCTGGGAGCCGACAGCATGCAGGAAATTTCCGCTCTCGGGGGCAGGGAATGA
- the glpB gene encoding glycerol-3-phosphate dehydrogenase subunit GlpB: MNRYDTIYDVMVIGAGFAGMAATLFAAERGLKVAQTGATGGIDFSTGFLDLMAVHPVAEGRYWDSPWDAIDAVIAEHPGHPYARLGKDRIRTAMNDFTSFLQSQKLEYMGHEDRNTPILTPAGTVKRTYRIPRTAWKGTEALRDKAPTLIVDFNGLKGFSGRQIVEMQHKEWPRLKAVRVDFPGSFGELYPEHMAWTLSSPDRCKELADSIAEHAKDVEYIGFPAVLGLNDPVRTVTLLEELTGKHVFEIPTLPPSITGPRLRATFDRGLAPKGVCTFSQKMVLEARRDEDGLFSFLIGVPGDARTVRAKNAILASGRFFGKGLRAERTGVVEPVFGIPVTQPEQRADWHHPHFFDKQGHAINMSGIEVNDSQQPLDAAGKVLHDNLYAAGAIQAHHDWMRMKCGAGIAIATAYRAVEVITEKNGE; encoded by the coding sequence ATGAATCGATACGACACAATTTACGATGTCATGGTCATCGGCGCCGGATTCGCCGGCATGGCCGCAACCCTTTTTGCCGCTGAACGCGGCTTGAAGGTCGCCCAGACCGGTGCGACCGGGGGCATTGATTTCAGCACGGGCTTTCTGGACCTGATGGCCGTCCACCCTGTTGCCGAGGGACGGTATTGGGACTCGCCTTGGGACGCGATTGATGCCGTCATCGCCGAACATCCGGGCCACCCCTACGCCCGCCTCGGCAAGGATCGCATCCGTACGGCCATGAACGACTTCACGTCCTTCCTGCAAAGCCAGAAGCTTGAGTACATGGGGCATGAAGACCGTAACACCCCCATTCTGACCCCTGCCGGAACCGTCAAACGCACCTACCGCATTCCCCGCACCGCATGGAAGGGAACCGAGGCGTTGCGCGACAAGGCCCCCACGCTGATTGTGGATTTCAACGGCCTCAAGGGCTTCAGCGGACGCCAGATCGTGGAAATGCAACACAAGGAATGGCCCCGTCTCAAGGCCGTCAGAGTGGATTTCCCCGGATCCTTCGGTGAACTCTATCCTGAACACATGGCGTGGACACTGAGTTCACCTGACCGATGCAAGGAACTGGCAGACTCCATCGCCGAACACGCGAAGGACGTTGAGTACATCGGTTTTCCCGCCGTGCTGGGTCTGAATGATCCCGTACGGACCGTCACTCTGCTGGAAGAACTCACGGGCAAGCACGTATTTGAAATTCCCACCCTGCCGCCGTCGATTACCGGACCGCGTCTCAGGGCGACTTTTGATCGCGGCCTCGCTCCCAAGGGGGTATGCACCTTCTCCCAGAAGATGGTTCTTGAGGCCCGCCGCGACGAAGACGGTCTCTTCAGCTTCCTCATCGGCGTACCGGGAGACGCCCGCACCGTTCGGGCCAAGAACGCCATCCTTGCATCCGGACGCTTCTTCGGCAAAGGGCTGCGCGCGGAACGCACCGGCGTTGTCGAACCCGTTTTCGGCATTCCCGTCACTCAGCCCGAACAACGGGCGGACTGGCACCACCCCCATTTCTTCGACAAACAGGGACATGCGATCAACATGTCCGGCATTGAAGTGAATGACAGCCAGCAGCCGCTGGATGCCGCAGGAAAGGTACTGCACGACAACCTGTATGCGGCGGGAGCCATTCAGGCGCACCATGACTGGATGCGCATGAAGTGCGGCGCGGGCATTGCCATTGCCACTGCATACAGGGCTGTGGAAGTCATTACCGAGAAGAACGGGGAATAG
- a CDS encoding 4Fe-4S dicluster domain-containing protein, which produces MADILLLRRTARTSWYRWAMHTLIFIGFTGLLVFHALDDIISYPFISGYESTLDPWQWLRNLFGGMALAGVCLAVARRLGNRQLKAISRPQDWLLLGIVGGIMLSGFLLEATKIISPNVFDRMTESYFLPEEETDVPALQAYWSARNGVIFSPPASTDADLVAKGEELSANNCNYCHSDTASAFLSRALSTAISPAAQTLNTTHADEYFWYLHIVLALLALALMPYGKFLHPVATPANLAARGGSHTATPPLASAAARKLGLEACTRCGECSLHCSVAPAHAAIGNANILPSEKLVSLRKYADDGLSDHDADAFAEGSRICTECLRCTEICPSGINLQELWLSSKESLKQRELDGPNTTIRQCNALQWAEVLSAQGKSRFEQIKGNGLADKAESFWGCVQCTTCTSVCPVVAVSEAPAKDLDLTPQQIMNLLRMGLKDQTLAARMVWSCTTCYKCQEHCPQNIQVADILFELRQIATERLKERKLTACPLPAATSGRFSDTTRDIQGQGSDSEGGKA; this is translated from the coding sequence ATGGCCGACATCCTTCTGCTGCGCCGCACTGCCCGCACCAGTTGGTATCGCTGGGCCATGCACACCCTCATTTTCATCGGCTTCACAGGCCTGCTCGTCTTCCACGCGCTGGACGACATCATCAGCTACCCCTTCATCAGCGGCTACGAATCCACCCTTGATCCCTGGCAATGGCTCCGCAATCTCTTCGGCGGCATGGCCCTCGCCGGGGTCTGTCTTGCCGTAGCACGCCGGCTCGGCAACAGGCAGCTCAAGGCCATTTCCCGACCGCAGGACTGGCTTCTGCTGGGCATCGTGGGCGGCATCATGCTTTCAGGCTTCCTGCTCGAAGCCACCAAGATCATTTCGCCCAACGTCTTCGACAGAATGACGGAATCTTACTTCCTGCCTGAAGAAGAGACCGACGTTCCCGCTTTGCAGGCATACTGGTCCGCCCGCAACGGCGTCATATTTTCTCCTCCTGCAAGCACGGATGCCGACCTTGTTGCCAAAGGCGAGGAACTCAGCGCCAACAACTGCAACTACTGTCATTCCGATACCGCGTCTGCATTCCTGTCCAGAGCACTGTCCACTGCCATCAGTCCGGCGGCTCAAACACTGAACACAACACACGCTGACGAATACTTCTGGTATCTGCATATCGTGCTCGCGCTGCTCGCACTGGCGCTCATGCCCTACGGCAAGTTCCTGCATCCGGTGGCCACGCCTGCCAACCTCGCCGCACGTGGAGGAAGCCATACTGCCACACCACCGCTGGCTTCCGCAGCAGCGCGCAAGCTGGGACTGGAAGCCTGCACCCGCTGCGGGGAATGCAGCCTGCACTGCAGCGTTGCCCCCGCTCATGCCGCTATCGGCAACGCCAACATCCTGCCTTCGGAGAAACTGGTTTCCCTGCGCAAATATGCCGACGACGGCCTTTCCGATCACGATGCAGACGCCTTTGCCGAAGGCAGCCGCATCTGCACGGAATGTCTGCGCTGCACCGAGATATGCCCTTCAGGTATTAATCTGCAGGAACTGTGGCTCTCGTCCAAAGAATCACTCAAACAACGGGAACTGGACGGCCCCAACACCACCATTCGTCAATGCAACGCCCTGCAATGGGCAGAGGTACTCAGCGCACAAGGCAAATCACGATTCGAGCAGATAAAAGGCAACGGCCTTGCAGACAAGGCTGAATCCTTCTGGGGCTGCGTGCAGTGCACGACCTGCACCAGCGTTTGCCCCGTGGTTGCCGTATCCGAAGCACCGGCCAAGGACCTTGATCTTACCCCGCAGCAGATCATGAACCTGCTGCGCATGGGGCTGAAAGACCAAACCCTCGCCGCACGCATGGTCTGGAGCTGCACCACCTGTTACAAATGCCAGGAGCATTGTCCCCAGAACATACAGGTCGCCGACATTCTGTTTGAACTCCGGCAGATTGCCACAGAACGATTGAAGGAACGCAAACTCACGGCCTGCCCCCTGCCCGCAGCTACTTCGGGACGATTCAGCGACACAACAAGAGACATACAAGGCCAGGGCAGCGATTCGGAAGGAGGCAAGGCATGA
- a CDS encoding CoB--CoM heterodisulfide reductase iron-sulfur subunit B family protein, which produces MRYAYFPGCKIPHHLPEYGDSVRSVCTALGIELVPVEFSCCGWPIRHENAVASTYSAVRNFAVVAQEGLPIMTPCKCCFGNLKHALARMNQDARIAAEVGNLLGKEGLRLPEKVEVFHLLTVLDKDVGAQKLKEHVRTPLSGLHVACHYGCHALRPGNVTEFDDPLAPTVFERILTPTGAAMVDWDLRLECCGHPLRGRDDTISDALMRKKLENAREAGAHVVATGCTYCQMQFEQERNRLGESAEQKQTPKAILFTRLLEAALGLKSLPA; this is translated from the coding sequence ATGAGATACGCCTATTTTCCCGGTTGCAAGATTCCGCACCACCTGCCGGAGTATGGAGATTCCGTCCGTTCCGTCTGCACCGCCCTCGGCATTGAACTCGTTCCTGTCGAGTTCTCCTGCTGCGGCTGGCCCATCCGTCATGAAAACGCCGTAGCCTCTACGTACTCCGCCGTTCGCAACTTCGCGGTGGTGGCTCAGGAGGGCCTGCCCATCATGACGCCATGCAAATGCTGTTTCGGCAATCTCAAGCATGCGCTGGCCAGAATGAATCAGGATGCCCGCATCGCCGCGGAAGTGGGCAACCTGTTGGGCAAGGAAGGGCTCAGACTGCCGGAGAAGGTCGAAGTGTTCCATCTCCTCACCGTACTGGACAAGGACGTGGGAGCGCAGAAACTGAAAGAACATGTCCGCACCCCGTTGTCAGGACTTCATGTGGCCTGCCACTACGGGTGCCACGCCCTTCGTCCCGGCAACGTCACGGAGTTTGACGACCCGCTGGCTCCGACCGTGTTCGAGCGCATTCTCACCCCAACCGGCGCCGCCATGGTGGACTGGGATCTGCGACTTGAATGCTGCGGGCACCCCTTGCGCGGACGGGACGACACTATTTCAGACGCCCTCATGCGCAAGAAGCTGGAAAACGCCCGTGAAGCCGGAGCTCACGTGGTAGCCACTGGCTGCACGTACTGCCAGATGCAGTTCGAACAGGAGCGAAACAGGCTCGGGGAATCTGCGGAACAAAAACAAACGCCCAAGGCGATACTGTTCACCCGCCTGCTTGAGGCGGCGCTGGGATTGAAGTCGCTGCCGGCATGA
- the glpK gene encoding glycerol kinase GlpK — MARYIGAVDSGTTSSRFIIFDQSGRIVGLDQKEHRQIYPKPGWVEHDPMEIWNNTQEVIRGALTKSGLKGSDLAAIGITNQRETTVVWDRNTGKPFYNAIVWQCTRTHDICKELAAEGGQDRFRAQTGLPIATYFSGPKIRWILDNVPEARTAAEKGDIMYGTIETWIIWWLTGGPKGGAHVTDVTNASRTMLMDLKSLQWEDSILNAMGIPAQGLPRIVPSSDSATWGPTSEDGPLGARIPVCGAVGDQQAALVGQTCFAPGEAKNTYGTGCFLLMHTGHEPIQSKHGLITTLAYQFSGRKPSYCLEGSIAIAGALVQWLRDNLGMFESAPEVEALAKEVEDTGGMYIVPAFSGLFAPYWRPDARGVMVGLTRYINRNHIARAVLEATAYQTKDIVEAMNKDSGVELKTLKVDGGMVTNELLMQFQSDILDVPVVRPKVAETTCLGAAYAAGIACGYWSGREELYNNWEEDKTWRPAMDNGKREIMYSGWKKAVERTLNWVE; from the coding sequence ATGGCGAGATATATCGGCGCAGTGGATTCAGGCACCACCAGCAGCAGATTCATCATTTTTGACCAGAGCGGCAGAATCGTCGGGCTGGACCAGAAGGAACACCGGCAGATCTACCCCAAACCCGGCTGGGTTGAGCATGACCCGATGGAAATCTGGAACAACACGCAGGAAGTGATTCGCGGAGCGCTCACCAAATCCGGCCTGAAGGGATCGGATCTTGCCGCCATCGGCATCACCAACCAGCGTGAAACCACGGTGGTCTGGGACCGCAATACGGGCAAGCCATTCTACAACGCCATTGTCTGGCAATGCACGCGCACCCATGACATCTGCAAGGAGCTTGCTGCAGAAGGCGGTCAGGACCGCTTCCGTGCGCAGACGGGCCTGCCCATTGCCACCTATTTCTCCGGTCCCAAAATCCGCTGGATTCTGGACAACGTTCCGGAAGCCAGGACCGCTGCCGAGAAAGGCGACATCATGTACGGCACCATCGAAACATGGATCATCTGGTGGCTCACCGGCGGTCCCAAGGGCGGTGCCCACGTAACGGACGTGACCAATGCCAGCCGCACCATGCTGATGGATCTGAAGTCCCTGCAGTGGGAAGACAGCATTCTCAATGCCATGGGCATTCCGGCGCAGGGACTGCCCCGCATCGTGCCCTCTTCCGACTCGGCAACGTGGGGCCCCACCAGTGAAGACGGCCCCCTCGGAGCCCGTATTCCCGTCTGCGGTGCCGTTGGCGACCAGCAGGCCGCCCTTGTGGGGCAGACCTGCTTTGCTCCGGGCGAAGCAAAGAACACCTACGGTACGGGTTGCTTCCTGCTCATGCATACCGGCCATGAACCCATCCAGTCCAAGCACGGGCTCATCACCACCCTCGCCTACCAGTTCAGCGGCAGAAAACCCTCCTATTGTCTGGAAGGTTCCATCGCTATTGCAGGTGCGCTGGTCCAGTGGCTGCGAGACAACCTCGGCATGTTTGAATCCGCACCGGAGGTGGAAGCGCTCGCCAAAGAGGTCGAGGATACCGGCGGCATGTATATCGTTCCCGCCTTCTCGGGTCTTTTCGCTCCCTACTGGCGGCCAGATGCCCGGGGTGTGATGGTGGGCCTTACCCGATACATCAACCGCAACCACATTGCCCGCGCCGTTCTGGAAGCCACAGCCTACCAGACCAAGGACATCGTGGAAGCCATGAACAAGGATTCGGGCGTTGAACTGAAGACCCTGAAGGTTGACGGCGGCATGGTTACCAACGAACTGCTCATGCAATTCCAGTCCGACATTCTCGATGTTCCCGTGGTACGCCCGAAGGTGGCGGAAACCACCTGCCTCGGTGCAGCCTATGCGGCTGGCATTGCCTGCGGCTACTGGTCCGGCCGTGAGGAACTTTACAACAACTGGGAAGAGGACAAGACATGGCGTCCCGCTATGGATAATGGAAAACGCGAGATCATGTACTCCGGCTGGAAAAAGGCCGTAGAAAGAACCCTTAACTGGGTTGAGTAG